From the Priestia koreensis genome, one window contains:
- a CDS encoding PhoH family protein, whose translation MDKIYVLDTNVLLQDPHSIFSFEKNEVVIPAVVLEEVDSKKRNMDEIGRNARQVSKLIDGLRQSGKLHERVPLENGGYLRIELNHRSFHELQEIFIEKTNDNRILAVAKNLSLEEETKEDGREVILVSKDVLVRVKADAIGLLAEDFLSDRVVDFNSIYTGYLEVYISVDLLNQFYEKGELPLLSIANHPFYPHQFLVLKDAFGGSGSAIGIVDPSTQKVRKLVFDNDHIWGIKPRNVQQIMAFELLLRNDIQLVTMIGKAGTGKTLLALAAGLMQTEDLGLFKKLLVARPIVPVGKDIGFLPGEKEEKLRPWMQPVYDNLEYLFNTKKPGELDAILAGMGSIEVEALTYIRGRSIPDQFIIIDEAQNLTKHEVKTILTRVGERSKIILMGDPAQIDHPYLDEYNNGLTYVVEKFKDQKIAGHTRLVKGERSGLAQLAADLL comes from the coding sequence TTGGATAAAATCTATGTACTGGATACAAACGTGTTATTACAAGACCCACACTCAATTTTTTCCTTTGAGAAAAATGAAGTCGTAATACCTGCAGTCGTACTTGAAGAAGTGGATTCGAAAAAGCGAAATATGGATGAGATTGGGAGAAACGCCAGACAAGTGTCCAAGCTAATTGATGGGCTCAGGCAGTCGGGGAAGTTGCATGAGCGAGTACCGCTCGAAAATGGCGGGTATTTGCGCATTGAGCTCAATCATCGTTCTTTTCATGAGCTACAAGAAATCTTTATTGAAAAAACGAATGACAACCGCATTTTAGCGGTAGCAAAAAATCTTTCATTAGAGGAAGAAACAAAAGAGGATGGCAGAGAAGTCATTCTAGTAAGTAAGGATGTGCTCGTGCGAGTAAAGGCAGACGCGATTGGTCTTTTAGCAGAAGACTTTTTAAGTGATCGTGTCGTGGACTTTAATAGCATCTATACAGGTTATTTGGAAGTGTATATATCCGTTGACTTATTAAATCAGTTCTATGAAAAAGGAGAGCTTCCTCTTCTCAGTATTGCTAATCATCCTTTTTATCCACATCAATTTCTCGTTTTAAAAGATGCTTTTGGAGGCTCTGGATCAGCCATTGGTATTGTTGATCCAAGTACCCAAAAAGTACGAAAACTAGTGTTTGACAATGATCACATTTGGGGAATTAAGCCGCGAAACGTTCAGCAAATTATGGCGTTTGAATTGCTGCTTCGAAATGATATCCAGCTTGTGACGATGATTGGAAAAGCAGGTACTGGAAAGACGCTGTTAGCTCTAGCAGCTGGATTAATGCAGACAGAAGATTTAGGGTTGTTTAAGAAGCTTCTTGTTGCACGGCCTATTGTTCCTGTCGGAAAGGATATTGGGTTTTTGCCAGGTGAAAAAGAAGAAAAGCTTCGACCGTGGATGCAACCGGTTTATGATAACTTGGAGTATCTATTTAATACGAAAAAGCCCGGGGAGCTTGATGCAATCTTAGCAGGAATGGGTTCAATTGAAGTAGAAGCTCTAACGTATATAAGAGGAAGAAGCATTCCAGATCAGTTTATCATTATTGATGAGGCGCAAAATTTAACAAAACATGAAGTGAAGACCATTCTTACCCGTGTGGGAGAGCGAAGCAAAATTATTTTAATGGGTGATCCTGCTCAAATTGACCATCCTTATCTTGACGAATATAATAATGGGTTGACGTACGTTGTAGAAAAATTTAAGGATCAAAAGATTGCTGGTCACACGAGACTAGTTAAAGGTGAGCGCTCAGGACTTGCTCAGCTTGCGGCAGATCTTCTTTAA
- the typA gene encoding translational GTPase TypA: MNIRHDLRNIAIIAHVDHGKTTLVDKLLHQSGTFRSNEHVEERAMDSNDLERERGITILAKNTAINYKDTRINIMDTPGHADFGGEVERIMKMVDGVLLVVDAYEGCMPQTRFVLKKALEQNLTPIVVVNKIDRDFARPAEVVDEVIDLFIELGATEEQLEFPVVYASAINGTASHTAEKQDDNMEALFESIIEHIPAPVDNSEEPLQFQVAMLDYNDYVGRIGIGRVFRGTMKVGQQVALMKLDGTVKQFRVTKMFGFLGLKRVEIQEAKAGDLIAVSGMEDINVGETVCPTEHQDALPILRIDEPTLQMTFLVNNSPFAGREGKFVTARKIEERLMSELETDVSLRVEPTDSPDAWVISGRGELHLSILIENMRREGYELQVSKPEVIVRLIDGVRSEPVERVQIDVPEEHTGSIMESMGARKGEMVDMINNGNGQVRLTFMVPARGLIGYTTEFLSLTRGFGIINHSFDSYQPMQSGQVGGRRQGVLVSMETGKSSTYGITGIEDRGTVFVEPGTEVYQGMIVGEHNRDNDLVVNICKMKQATNVRSATKDQTTSMKKPRIMSLEQSLEYLNDDEYCEITPESIRLRKKILDKNEREKMAKKKKFAE, from the coding sequence TTGAATATTCGTCACGATTTGCGAAACATCGCGATTATTGCCCACGTAGACCATGGGAAAACAACTTTAGTAGATAAATTATTACACCAATCTGGGACTTTCCGTTCAAATGAACATGTCGAAGAGCGCGCAATGGACTCAAACGACCTTGAGCGCGAGCGCGGCATTACCATTTTAGCGAAAAATACAGCAATTAACTACAAGGATACGCGCATCAATATCATGGATACACCAGGACATGCGGACTTCGGTGGAGAAGTAGAACGTATCATGAAAATGGTTGATGGTGTGTTACTTGTTGTCGATGCATATGAAGGTTGTATGCCACAAACACGCTTCGTATTGAAAAAAGCACTTGAGCAAAACTTAACGCCAATTGTTGTTGTAAACAAAATTGACCGTGACTTTGCTCGTCCTGCTGAAGTAGTAGACGAAGTAATCGATTTATTTATTGAATTAGGTGCAACAGAAGAACAACTTGAATTCCCTGTTGTGTATGCATCAGCAATTAACGGAACAGCTAGTCATACAGCTGAAAAGCAAGATGACAACATGGAAGCATTATTCGAATCCATCATTGAGCACATTCCAGCTCCTGTTGACAACAGCGAAGAACCGTTACAATTCCAAGTAGCAATGCTTGACTACAATGACTATGTAGGACGTATCGGGATCGGCCGTGTATTCCGCGGAACGATGAAGGTAGGCCAACAAGTAGCACTAATGAAGTTAGACGGAACGGTTAAACAATTCCGTGTAACGAAAATGTTTGGTTTCTTAGGATTAAAGCGTGTTGAAATCCAAGAAGCAAAAGCTGGAGACTTGATTGCTGTTTCTGGAATGGAAGATATCAACGTAGGGGAAACAGTATGTCCGACAGAACATCAGGATGCACTACCAATCTTACGTATCGATGAGCCAACGCTTCAAATGACGTTCCTTGTGAACAACAGCCCATTCGCAGGACGCGAAGGTAAGTTTGTAACGGCTCGTAAAATTGAAGAGCGCTTAATGTCAGAGCTTGAAACAGATGTAAGTTTACGCGTTGAGCCAACGGATTCACCAGATGCTTGGGTAATCTCAGGACGTGGTGAACTTCACCTTTCAATCTTAATTGAGAACATGCGCCGTGAAGGGTATGAGCTTCAAGTATCAAAACCAGAAGTTATCGTTCGTTTAATTGATGGTGTTCGCAGTGAACCTGTAGAGCGCGTTCAAATCGACGTACCTGAAGAGCACACAGGTTCAATTATGGAATCAATGGGAGCTCGTAAAGGTGAAATGGTTGATATGATCAACAACGGAAATGGACAAGTTCGTTTAACATTTATGGTTCCAGCTCGTGGACTAATTGGTTATACAACTGAGTTCTTATCATTAACACGTGGATTTGGTATCATCAACCATTCATTTGATAGCTACCAACCAATGCAATCTGGTCAAGTAGGCGGACGCCGTCAAGGTGTACTTGTTTCAATGGAAACAGGAAAATCATCTACGTACGGAATCACAGGTATCGAAGATCGTGGTACAGTGTTCGTAGAGCCTGGTACAGAAGTATACCAAGGGATGATCGTAGGGGAGCATAACCGCGACAATGACCTAGTTGTTAACATCTGTAAAATGAAGCAAGCGACTAACGTACGTTCTGCTACAAAAGATCAAACAACAAGCATGAAAAAACCACGTATCATGTCTTTAGAGCAATCATTAGAATATCTAAACGACGATGAGTACTGTGAAATCACACCTGAATCAATTCGTCTTCGTAAAAAAATTCTTGATAAGAATGAACGCGAAAAAATGGCGAAAAAGAAAAAGTTTGCTGAATAA
- a CDS encoding peptidyl-prolyl cis-trans isomerase: MNTIMSIEGNVQYAITLDAGVWIFDDRKVDLTTYFQEKPVQKDEIAEYTKSVSAHWDREIQEGAVFPPTLKTERKFKKQEVLTGTFGISFRDFLKNAEPLKEASTVTIVTESDQITIPLEQAYTLILGFSKDGKPLFEDGPIHVYYEDGSNEQNPIKHVRKFVVQ; this comes from the coding sequence GTGAATACAATTATGTCAATTGAAGGAAATGTTCAATATGCAATTACGCTTGATGCAGGCGTCTGGATTTTTGATGATCGTAAAGTTGACTTAACAACGTATTTTCAAGAAAAACCAGTACAAAAGGATGAGATAGCAGAATATACAAAATCTGTTTCTGCTCATTGGGATCGTGAAATTCAAGAAGGCGCAGTATTTCCTCCCACTTTAAAAACTGAACGAAAATTCAAGAAACAGGAAGTATTAACAGGCACATTTGGCATTTCATTTCGCGACTTTTTAAAAAATGCAGAGCCGCTTAAAGAAGCTTCTACGGTTACGATTGTAACAGAAAGCGATCAAATTACGATTCCGTTAGAACAAGCCTATACGCTGATCCTTGGATTTTCAAAAGATGGCAAGCCACTTTTTGAAGACGGTCCAATTCACGTCTATTATGAAGACGGTTCCAACGAACAAAACCCTATCAAGCACGTGCGTAAATTCGTGGTGCAATAA
- a CDS encoding YlaH-like family protein — translation MKVQEHLSFFAALFRIDEQPVLGMKLLYITILILSIVVYKLGFAKRLPLLKSAVIYLFLAIGCSVLTFFGAFLPIAEGLVVAALVLIIYKVRLHQSKKHEANQNI, via the coding sequence ATGAAAGTTCAAGAGCATTTATCCTTTTTTGCAGCGTTATTTAGAATCGATGAACAACCAGTTCTAGGTATGAAACTCCTTTACATCACGATATTGATTCTTTCAATCGTTGTATATAAGTTAGGGTTTGCGAAGCGACTGCCGCTTCTGAAATCAGCGGTCATTTACTTGTTTTTGGCAATTGGTTGTAGTGTGCTCACATTTTTTGGCGCATTTTTACCAATTGCAGAAGGATTAGTAGTTGCGGCTCTCGTACTTATTATTTATAAAGTTCGTTTGCATCAGTCGAAAAAGCATGAGGCAAATCAGAATATATAA
- the pyc gene encoding pyruvate carboxylase, translating to MSRVTKKIKKVLVANRGEIAIRVFRACNELNIRTVAIYSKEDSGSYHRYKADEAYLVGEGKKPIDAYLDIEGIIEIAKSHGVDAIHPGYGFLSENIKFATRCEEEGIVFIGPNSKHLNMFGDKVKARYQAVEAGIPVIPGTDGPISSLKEAEEFGTQHGYPLMIKAALGGGGRGMRIVRNEAGLKESYERAKSEAKAAFGSDEVYVEKFVENPKHIEVQILGDHSGNIVHLYERDCSVQRRHQKVVEVAPSLSLSEELRDQICEAAVKLMENVQYINAGTVEFLVANDEFYFIEVNPRVQVEHTITEMITGIDIVQSQILIADGYDLNSPVVGVPAQEEIRTNGYAIQSRVTTEDPLNNFMPDTGKIMAYRSGGGFGVRLDTGNSFQGAVITPYYDSLLVKVTTWALTFDQAAAKMVRNLREFRIRGIKTNIPFLENVVKHEDFLTGSYNTSFIDTTPELFVFPKRKDRGTKMLTYIANVTVNGFPGVEGKKKPDHGNVRIPDLPPLTEPLKGTKQILDEQGPEGLVKWVKEQKEVLLTDTTFRDAHQSLLATRVRTNDLKQIAKPTAQLLPNLFSMEMWGGATFDVSYRFLKEDPWDRLLKLREEAPNVLFQMLLRASNAVGYKNYPDNVIKEFVEKSSQAGIDVFRIFDSLNWVPGMTLAIDSVRKNNKIAEAAICYTGDILDPTRRKYDLDYYKTMAKELEASGAHILGIKDMAGLLKPQAAYDLVSSLKETVDIPIHLHTHDTSGNGLYTYAKAIEAGVDIVDVAASSMAGLTSQPSANSLYYALEGTDRKPNLNIAGLEQLSHYWEDVRKYYKDFESGMNAPHTEVYVHEMPGGQYSNLQQQAKAVGLGDRWDEVKEMYSRVNQMFGDLVKVTPSSKVVGDMALYMVQNNLTEDDIYERGETLDFPDSVVELFEGYLGQPHGGFPKELQRIILKGKKPVTDRPGELLEPVDFKEIRDTLFHSLNRAVTSFDVIAYALYPKVFMEYSKAVEQYGDISVLDTPTFLHGMRLGEEVEIEIEQGKTLIVKLVSIGEPQSNGTRVVYFELNGQPREVVIKDESIKATVATKAKIDPSNPSHIGATMPGTVIKLLVDKGDQVAKGDHLMITEAMKMETTVQAPYSGTVKDIFIKNGEAIEPGDLLIELSK from the coding sequence GTGAGTCGTGTAACGAAAAAGATAAAAAAAGTGTTAGTAGCAAACAGAGGTGAAATTGCGATACGGGTATTTCGTGCTTGTAATGAGTTAAATATCCGAACAGTTGCGATTTATTCAAAAGAGGATTCGGGTTCCTATCATCGCTACAAAGCAGATGAGGCCTATCTTGTAGGGGAAGGCAAAAAGCCGATCGATGCGTACCTTGATATTGAAGGAATTATTGAGATTGCTAAATCACATGGCGTGGATGCCATTCACCCGGGATACGGTTTTTTATCTGAAAACATTAAATTCGCTACTCGCTGTGAAGAAGAAGGAATCGTATTCATTGGTCCTAATTCTAAACATCTGAACATGTTCGGGGATAAGGTAAAAGCACGCTATCAAGCAGTTGAAGCAGGCATTCCGGTTATTCCTGGAACAGATGGTCCAATCTCTTCTCTGAAAGAAGCGGAAGAATTCGGAACACAGCACGGATATCCACTTATGATTAAGGCTGCTTTAGGAGGCGGTGGACGAGGTATGCGTATCGTCCGCAATGAAGCAGGTTTAAAAGAATCGTACGAGCGTGCGAAATCAGAAGCGAAGGCTGCGTTTGGTAGCGACGAAGTATATGTAGAAAAATTTGTTGAGAATCCAAAACATATTGAAGTGCAGATCTTAGGGGATCACTCAGGGAATATTGTTCATTTGTACGAGCGCGATTGTTCCGTTCAGCGTCGACATCAAAAAGTGGTGGAGGTTGCACCGAGCTTGTCTCTTTCTGAAGAGCTTCGTGACCAAATTTGTGAAGCCGCTGTAAAATTGATGGAAAATGTACAGTACATAAATGCTGGAACAGTAGAATTCTTAGTGGCGAACGATGAATTTTATTTCATTGAAGTAAATCCACGTGTTCAAGTTGAGCATACGATTACGGAAATGATTACAGGAATTGATATTGTACAATCACAAATTTTAATCGCAGACGGCTATGATTTAAATAGTCCTGTAGTGGGCGTTCCAGCGCAAGAAGAAATTCGTACAAATGGGTATGCCATTCAATCTCGTGTGACGACAGAAGATCCATTAAATAACTTCATGCCAGATACAGGGAAAATCATGGCTTATCGCTCTGGTGGTGGATTCGGTGTTCGACTTGATACGGGAAACAGCTTCCAAGGAGCTGTCATTACGCCTTACTATGATTCACTGCTTGTAAAAGTAACGACATGGGCGCTTACGTTTGATCAAGCTGCAGCGAAAATGGTCCGAAATCTTCGCGAGTTTCGTATTCGTGGAATTAAAACCAACATTCCGTTTTTAGAAAACGTGGTCAAACACGAAGACTTTTTAACAGGAAGCTACAATACATCGTTTATTGATACAACACCAGAGCTTTTCGTATTCCCAAAACGTAAGGACCGTGGAACGAAAATGCTGACGTACATTGCGAACGTAACGGTTAACGGTTTCCCAGGTGTTGAAGGCAAGAAAAAACCTGATCATGGGAATGTTCGTATTCCAGATCTTCCTCCTTTAACAGAGCCATTAAAAGGGACGAAGCAAATTTTAGATGAGCAAGGTCCTGAAGGGCTTGTGAAATGGGTGAAGGAACAAAAAGAAGTACTCCTAACGGATACAACGTTCCGTGATGCCCATCAGTCGCTTTTAGCTACGCGTGTCAGAACAAATGATTTAAAGCAAATTGCGAAGCCGACAGCGCAGCTATTACCAAACCTGTTCTCGATGGAAATGTGGGGAGGCGCAACATTTGATGTATCCTATCGTTTCTTAAAAGAAGATCCGTGGGATCGTTTACTGAAGCTTCGTGAAGAAGCGCCAAACGTTCTTTTCCAAATGTTACTGCGTGCTTCAAATGCTGTAGGGTATAAAAATTATCCAGATAACGTTATTAAAGAATTTGTAGAGAAATCATCTCAAGCAGGGATTGATGTATTCCGAATCTTTGATAGCTTGAACTGGGTTCCTGGAATGACGCTTGCTATTGATTCTGTACGTAAGAACAATAAAATCGCAGAGGCAGCGATTTGCTATACGGGTGATATTTTAGATCCAACGCGACGTAAATACGATCTCGATTATTACAAAACGATGGCTAAAGAGCTAGAAGCATCAGGAGCGCATATTTTAGGGATTAAAGATATGGCAGGTCTATTAAAGCCTCAGGCTGCGTATGACCTTGTATCATCCCTAAAAGAAACGGTAGATATTCCAATTCATCTGCACACACACGATACGAGCGGAAACGGTCTGTACACGTACGCCAAAGCTATTGAAGCGGGAGTCGATATCGTAGACGTTGCAGCAAGCTCCATGGCAGGTCTTACGTCTCAGCCAAGTGCAAACTCTCTGTACTATGCGCTTGAAGGCACAGATCGCAAGCCTAACTTAAATATTGCAGGATTAGAGCAACTATCTCATTATTGGGAAGATGTTCGTAAGTATTACAAAGACTTTGAAAGTGGCATGAATGCTCCACATACGGAAGTGTATGTACATGAAATGCCTGGTGGACAGTATAGTAACCTTCAGCAGCAAGCGAAAGCGGTCGGTCTAGGAGATCGTTGGGATGAAGTGAAAGAAATGTATTCACGTGTAAACCAAATGTTTGGCGACCTAGTAAAAGTAACGCCATCGTCAAAAGTAGTAGGCGATATGGCGCTTTACATGGTTCAAAACAACTTAACAGAAGATGATATTTATGAGCGTGGCGAAACGCTTGATTTCCCAGATTCTGTTGTCGAGTTGTTTGAGGGCTATTTAGGACAGCCACACGGCGGGTTCCCAAAAGAACTGCAGCGTATTATTTTAAAAGGTAAAAAGCCTGTAACGGATCGTCCGGGCGAACTGTTAGAGCCGGTTGATTTCAAAGAAATTCGTGACACGTTATTCCACTCATTAAATCGTGCGGTCACAAGCTTTGACGTCATTGCTTATGCTCTCTATCCAAAAGTATTTATGGAGTACAGCAAAGCAGTGGAGCAGTACGGTGACATCTCTGTACTTGATACACCGACGTTCCTTCATGGTATGCGTTTAGGTGAAGAGGTAGAGATTGAGATTGAACAAGGAAAAACGTTGATTGTGAAGCTTGTCTCAATCGGAGAGCCGCAGTCAAACGGTACACGAGTTGTTTACTTTGAATTGAACGGTCAGCCACGTGAAGTAGTGATCAAAGATGAAAGCATCAAGGCAACAGTTGCAACAAAAGCGAAAATTGATCCAAGTAATCCTAGTCATATCGGGGCAACTATGCCTGGTACCGTCATTAAATTACTAGTAGATAAAGGCGATCAAGTAGCCAAAGGTGATCATTTGATGATTACAGAAGCGATGAAAATGGAAACAACGGTTCAAGCTCCTTATTCAGGAACGGTAAAAGATATTTTTATTAAAAATGGTGAAGCAATTGAGCCAGGAGATTTACTAATTGAACTATCGAAATAA
- a CDS encoding YhcN/YlaJ family sporulation lipoprotein, translating to MKKIWILTSLFLCLPLVGCAMGNNNEAEQNLNDPNRTINVKNSAPDQMQHKSAREIARHLVTLSEDVPGVNDATAVIVGKYALVGIDVDNNLDRSEVASTKYTVAEGLKNDPYGAHAVVLADPDTYTRLKSIARQIRQGHPVTGFLDELAAMVNRVMPEISQQIRKNPEGTGTNDNKLSPKQQKELNDNQMKQSNHKIQENKE from the coding sequence ATGAAAAAGATATGGATTCTTACTAGCCTTTTTCTATGTCTCCCACTTGTCGGCTGTGCGATGGGAAACAATAATGAGGCTGAGCAAAATTTAAACGATCCGAACCGTACCATCAACGTAAAAAATTCAGCGCCTGATCAAATGCAGCATAAATCAGCGAGGGAGATCGCAAGACATCTTGTCACGCTCTCAGAAGACGTGCCTGGGGTCAACGATGCCACGGCAGTTATTGTTGGAAAATATGCGCTTGTCGGCATTGATGTGGACAATAATTTAGACCGTTCTGAAGTAGCATCAACTAAATACACGGTCGCGGAAGGATTAAAAAATGATCCTTACGGTGCACATGCTGTCGTACTAGCAGATCCTGACACATACACGCGCTTAAAATCGATTGCTAGACAAATTCGTCAAGGTCATCCGGTTACAGGGTTTCTTGACGAGCTCGCTGCGATGGTAAACCGCGTAATGCCAGAGATTTCACAGCAGATCAGAAAAAATCCAGAAGGAACAGGCACAAATGATAACAAGCTCTCCCCTAAACAGCAAAAAGAGCTCAACGATAATCAAATGAAACAATCTAATCACAAAATCCAAGAGAACAAAGAATAA
- a CDS encoding FtsW/RodA/SpoVE family cell cycle protein, with protein MLKRMFRHYDYTLLIAVVALCIIGLVMIYSSSMITAVTRYKRESDFFFNRQAVWLIIASFFLLVTMIFPYKAYAKLIPPIVLGTAGLLILLRFIGHTAGNAKSWLGIGGMGIQPAEFAKIVVIMYLSTILGRRQQNINNLKKAFFPPLLLTIVVCGLVAAQPDLGTASIIGLVSIVIMASSGINRKTFVKLSVLALIMVAIATPIVMMKGLITDEQVSRFTGAADPFKLEKTDGYQLVNSYLAIGSGGLGGRGLGESIQKYGYLPESHTDFIMAVIAEELGFFGVAIVLFLLAFIVLKSLLLARRCTDPVGSLFCIGVATMITVQTSINLGGLTGLIPITGVPLPFISYGGSSLIVLIIAMGIILNISMFVRHQEWKQREEGSSVDKPAPFSLNTNA; from the coding sequence ATGTTAAAAAGAATGTTTCGTCATTATGACTATACGCTTTTGATTGCAGTTGTCGCGCTTTGTATTATAGGGCTTGTGATGATTTATAGCTCTAGTATGATTACTGCCGTTACTAGATATAAACGGGAAAGTGATTTCTTCTTTAACCGTCAAGCGGTATGGCTTATTATTGCTAGCTTCTTTTTACTAGTAACGATGATCTTTCCATATAAAGCCTATGCAAAGCTTATTCCACCTATCGTTCTTGGAACAGCCGGTTTACTTATTTTACTTCGATTTATTGGACATACGGCAGGAAACGCAAAAAGCTGGTTAGGCATTGGTGGCATGGGGATACAGCCTGCAGAGTTTGCGAAAATTGTGGTCATCATGTATCTTTCCACTATACTAGGACGGCGGCAACAAAATATCAATAATCTAAAAAAAGCTTTCTTTCCACCGCTACTATTGACGATTGTGGTTTGTGGACTCGTCGCTGCACAACCAGACCTTGGTACAGCATCAATTATTGGGTTAGTAAGTATCGTGATTATGGCATCTTCAGGCATTAATCGAAAAACGTTCGTTAAGCTATCTGTTTTAGCCCTCATCATGGTGGCGATTGCTACGCCGATTGTTATGATGAAAGGACTTATTACAGATGAGCAGGTTTCTCGATTTACAGGAGCTGCCGATCCGTTTAAGCTTGAAAAAACAGATGGCTATCAGCTCGTAAATTCTTATTTAGCCATTGGTTCAGGAGGATTAGGAGGACGTGGATTAGGGGAAAGTATTCAAAAATATGGGTATTTACCAGAATCCCACACGGATTTTATTATGGCGGTCATTGCAGAAGAACTTGGCTTTTTTGGTGTAGCTATTGTATTATTCTTATTAGCCTTTATTGTGCTAAAGAGTTTACTTTTAGCGAGGCGATGTACAGACCCGGTTGGTAGCCTGTTTTGTATAGGTGTTGCCACGATGATTACCGTTCAAACAAGCATCAATCTGGGTGGACTTACAGGCTTAATTCCAATCACCGGAGTACCTCTTCCATTTATTAGCTATGGTGGTTCTTCACTTATTGTACTGATTATTGCCATGGGAATTATCTTGAATATCTCCATGTTTGTCAGGCATCAAGAATGGAAGCAAAGGGAAGAGGGCTCGTCAGTGGACAAGCCTGCTCCATTTTCATTAAATACAAATGCGTAG
- a CDS encoding pyridoxamine 5'-phosphate oxidase family protein produces MSNQVEPTLIQPLFDSLQQQHFVTLSTIDFETSAPNVSAISWVTATDHTHIRFAVDNRSRIVKNIQKQPDAVINIIANESCYSISGHAVLLQERLANVPLKLALIELTVKEVRDVMFYGSKISIEPNYEKTYDPVAAAKLDKQVIEAVHNA; encoded by the coding sequence GTGTCGAATCAAGTTGAACCAACTTTAATTCAGCCACTATTTGATAGCCTACAGCAGCAGCACTTTGTCACATTATCTACCATTGATTTTGAAACATCTGCGCCGAACGTCAGCGCTATTTCCTGGGTTACAGCAACTGATCATACTCACATTCGCTTTGCCGTTGATAACCGGTCTCGCATCGTAAAGAACATTCAAAAACAGCCTGACGCTGTCATTAATATTATCGCTAATGAATCATGCTACTCCATTTCTGGCCATGCCGTACTGCTTCAGGAGCGCCTAGCGAATGTTCCTCTAAAGCTTGCCCTAATTGAGCTTACGGTGAAAGAAGTTCGTGATGTAATGTTTTATGGCTCTAAAATTTCGATAGAGCCTAATTATGAAAAAACGTATGACCCTGTAGCCGCAGCAAAACTTGACAAACAGGTGATTGAAGCCGTCCACAACGCTTAG
- a CDS encoding YlaI family protein: protein MRVKCVICDKIESIHDETLQAKRLRNRPIHTYMCQSCHDRIEDKTKARIATGKFSLYASKVTKEDW, encoded by the coding sequence ATGAGAGTAAAATGTGTAATTTGCGATAAAATTGAAAGCATTCATGATGAAACGCTTCAAGCAAAGCGTTTACGTAACCGTCCCATTCATACGTATATGTGCCAAAGCTGCCATGATCGTATTGAAGACAAAACAAAGGCTCGTATTGCGACAGGGAAGTTTAGTCTATACGCATCAAAGGTAACGAAGGAGGACTGGTAG
- a CDS encoding YlaN family protein, whose product MTPEIVVDHREKAHALLNADAEKILRLIRVQMDNLTMPQCPLYEEVLDTQMFGLSREIDFAVRLGLIEEQFGKNLLNRLEKELSALHEAFTKK is encoded by the coding sequence TTGACGCCTGAAATAGTCGTAGATCATCGTGAAAAGGCACATGCTTTACTAAATGCTGATGCAGAAAAAATCTTGAGATTAATTCGAGTTCAAATGGATAATTTAACCATGCCTCAGTGTCCGCTATACGAAGAAGTATTGGATACGCAAATGTTCGGATTATCAAGAGAAATTGATTTTGCAGTCCGTCTTGGTCTAATTGAGGAGCAGTTTGGCAAAAACCTGCTAAATCGGTTAGAAAAAGAGCTATCAGCACTTCATGAAGCATTTACAAAAAAATAA